One window from the genome of Saccharomyces mikatae IFO 1815 strain IFO1815 genome assembly, chromosome: 4 encodes:
- the BPL1 gene encoding biotin--[acetyl-CoA-carboxylase] ligase BPL1 (similar to Saccharomyces cerevisiae BPL1 (YDL141W); ancestral locus Anc_7.315), translated as MNVLVYNGPGTTPGSVKHAVESLRDFLEPYYAVSTVNAKVLQTEPWMSKTSAVVFPGGADLPYVQACQPIISRLKQFVTKQGGIFIGFCAGGYFGSSRVEFAQGDPTMEVSGSRDLRFFPGTSRGPAYNGFQYNSEIGARAVALNLPDGSQFSTYFNGGAVFVDADKFDNVEILAAYADHPDVPSSDSGKGQSENPAAVVLCDVGRGKVLLTGPHPEFNVRFMKKSTDKHFLETVVEDLKAQEIDRLKFMRMILTKTGLNCNNDFNYVRAPNLTPLFIVSAPNKHGYLQEMENNLLHHGACTDNSEQCSELKAETDTFQFYKGYKPSYNMARSSLLYKEPDEVPKTLIFPGEKEHTPPSQYTPNFDMKEYFKYLNTQNTIGSLLLYGEVVTSTSTILNNNKSLLSSVPENTLLHVGTIQVSGRGRGGNTWVNPKGVCASTAVVTLPLQSPVTNRNISVVFVQYLSMLAYCKAILSYAPGFSDIPVRIKWPNDLYALNPVYYKRKNLNLVNTGFEHTKLPLGDVEPAYLKISGLLVNTHFINNKYCLLLGCGINLTSDGPTTSLQTWVNILNEERQQLNLDLLPAIKIEKLQALYMNNLEVILKEFIKYGAAKILPSYYDLWLHSNQIVTLTDHGNTQAMITGITEDYGLLIAKELVSGSSTQFTGNVYNLQPDGNTFDIFKSLIAKKV; from the coding sequence ATGAATGTATTAGTCTACAATGGGCCTGGAACTACGCCAGGATCAGTCAAGCATGCTGTGGAAAGTTTACGTGACTTTTTGGAGCCCTACTATGCTGTCAGTACGGTCAACGCCAAAGTATTACAGACAGAGCCATGGATGTCAAAAACTTCGGCTGTGGTATTTCCAGGTGGCGCAGATCTTCCCTATGTCCAAGCTTGTCAACCTATTATTTCTCGATTGAAACAGTTTGTTACTAAACAAGGTGGTATTTTCATCGGTTTTTGTGCTGGAGGTTATTTTGGTAGTAGTCGTGTAGAGTTTGCTCAAGGTGACCCTACAATGGAAGTTTCAGGAAGCAGGGATTTGCGTTTCTTTCCAGGAACAAGCAGGGGACCGGCGTACAACGGATTTCAATACAACAGTGAAATTGGCGCACGTGCAGTTGCATTAAATCTTCCAGATGGCTCACAATTCTCGACTTATTTCAATGGAGGGGCTGTTTTCGTTGATGCAGATAAGTTTGACAATGTAGAAATTCTGGCAGCATACGCAGACCACCCGGATGTTCCTTCTTCTGATTCAGGGAAAGGACAAAGTGAAAATCCGGCTGCTGTAGTGCTATGTGATGTTGGAAGGGGTAAAGTCTTACTGACTGGTCCACATCCTGAATTCAACGTGCgttttatgaaaaaatccACAGATaagcattttcttgaaacCGTCGTTGAGGACCTAAAAGCACAAGAAATTGATAGATTGAAGTTTATGAGAATGATTCTTACCAAAACTGGGTTAAACTGTAATAATGACTTCAATTATGTAAGGGCTCCAAACTTAACACCACTGTTTATAGTCAGCGCCCCAAATAAGCATGGATATTTGCAAGAGATGGAAAACAACTTGTTGCACCATGGAGCGTGTACGGATAATTCTGAGCAATGCTCAGAACTAAAGGCCGAAACCGacacttttcaattttataAAGGTTACAAACCTTCTTACAATATGGCTAGATCCTCTTTACTTTATAAAGAGCCAGATGAGGTTCCCAAGACACTAATATTTCCGGGCGAAAAAGAGCATACTCCACCATCTCAATACACGCCCAATTTTGATATGAAAGAATACTTCAAGTATCTGAATACTCAAAATACAATAGgttctttacttttatatGGTGAAGTTGTAACATCAACAAGCACTATattgaataataacaaaTCCTTGTTGAGTTCAGTCCCTGAAAACACCTTACTCCATGTAGGCACTATTCAAGTTTCTGGACGTGGGAGAGGTGGTAACACTTGGGTTAATCCAAAAGGTGTTTGTGCATCAACGGCAGTAGTAACGTTGCCCCTTCAATCGCCTGTAACTAATAGAAATATATCTGTTGTTTTTGTCCAATACCTTTCTATGCTCGCCTATTGTAAAGCAATACTTTCCTACGCGCCTGGATTTTCAGATATTCCTGTTAGAATCAAGTGGCCTAATGACCTTTATGCTTTAAATCCCGTCTACTATAAGCGCAAAAACTTAAATCTGGTCAACACTGGTTTTGAGCATACAAAGTTGCCCTTAGGTGATGTTGAGCCTGCTTACCTCAAAATTTCAGGTTTGCTAGTTAATACACACTTCATTAATAACAAATACTGTTTGTTACTTGGTTGTGGTATAAATTTGACTAGCGATGGCCCTACAACTTCTTTGCAAACTTGGGTTAATATCTTAAATGAAGAACGTCAGCAATTAAACCTTGATTTATTGCCAGCAATCAAGATAGAAAAACTACAAGCCctttatatgaataatcTTGAAGTCATAttaaaagaatttattAAATATGGAGCTGCAAAAATATTACCAAGTTATTATGACTTATGGTTACACAGTAATCAAATAGTAACATTGACGGATCATGGCAATACACAAGCAATGATTACTGGTATCACGGAAGACTATGGATTATTGATCGCAAAAGAATTGGTAAGCGGTAGCTCCACTCAATTTACAGGAAATGTTTATAACTTACAGCCAGATGGCAATACGTTCGATATTTTTAAGAGCCTAATAGCTAAAAAGGTTTAG
- the RPO21 gene encoding DNA-directed RNA polymerase II subunit RPB1 (similar to Saccharomyces cerevisiae RPO21 (YDL140C); ancestral locus Anc_7.314) — MVGQQYSSAPLRTVKEVQFGLFSPEEVRAISVAKIRFPETMDETQTRAKIGGLNDPRLGSIDRNLKCQTCQEGMNECPGHFGHIDLAKPVFHVGFIAKIKKVCECVCMHCGKLLLDEHNELMRQALAIKDSKKRFAAIWTLCKTKMVCETDVPSEDDPTQLVSRGGCGNTQPTVRKDGLKLVGSWKKDRASGDAEEPELRVLSTEEILNIFKHISVKDFTSLGFNEVFSRPEWMILTCLPVPPPPVRPSISFNESQRGEDDLTFKLADILKANISLETLEHNGAPHHAIEEAESLLQFHVATYMDNDIAGQPQALQKSGRPVKSIRARLKGKEGRIRGNLMGKRVDFSARTVISGDPNLELDQVGVPKSIAKTLTYPEVVTPYNIDRLTQLVRNGPNEHPGAKYVIRDSGDRIDLRYSKRAGDIQLQYGWKVERHIMDNDPVLFNRQPSLHKMSMMAHRVKVIPYSTFRLNLSVTSPYNADFDGDEMNLHVPQSEETRAELSQLCAVPLQIVSPQSNKPCMGIVQDTLCGIRKLTLRDTFIELDQVLNMLYWVPDWDGVIPTPAIIKPKPLWSGKQILSVAIPNGIHLQRFDEGTTLLSPKDNGMLIIDGQIIFGVVEKKTVGSSNGGLIHVVTREKGPQVCAKLFGNIQKVVNFWLLHNGFSTGIGDTIADGPTMREITETIAEAKKKVLDVTKEAQANLLTAKHGMTLRESFEDNVVRFLNEARDKAGRLAEVNLKDLNNVKQMVMAGSKGSFINIAQMSACVGQQSVEGKRIAFGFVDRTLPHFSKDDYSPESKGFVENSYLRGLTPQEFFFHAMGGREGLIDTAVKTAETGYIQRRLVKALEDIMVHYDNTTRNSLGNVIQFIYGEDGMDAAHIEKQSLDTIGGSDAAFEKRYRIDLLNTEHILDPSLLESGSEILGDLKLQVLLDEEYKQLVKDRKFLREVFVDGEANWPLPVNIRRIIQNAQQTFHIDHTKPSDLTIKDIVLGVKDLQGSLLVLRGKNEIIQNAQRDAVTLFCCLLRSRLATRRVLQEYRLTKQAFDWVLSNIEAQFLRSVVHPGEMVGVLAAQSIGEPATQMTLNTFHFAGVASKKVTSGVPRLKEILNVAKNMKTPSLTVYLEPGHAADQEQAKLIRSAIEHTTLKSVTIASEIYYDPDPRSTVIPEDEEIIQLHFSLLDDEAEQSFDQQSPWLLRLELDRAAMNDKDLTMGQVGERIKQTFKNDLFVIWSEDNDEKLIIRCRVVRPKSLDAETEAEEDHMLKKIENTMLENITLRGVENIERVVMMKYDRKVPSPTGEYVKEPEWVLETDGVNLSEVMTVPGIDATRIYTNSFIDIMEVLGIEAGRAALYKEVYNVIASDGSYVNYRHMALLVDVMTTQGGLTSVTRHGFNRSNTGALMRCSFEETVEILFEAGASAELDDCRGVSENVILGQMAPIGTGAFDVMIDEESLVKYMPEQKITEIEDGQDGGATPYSNESGLVNADLDVKDELMFSPLVDSGSNDAMAGGFTAYGGADYGEATSPFGAYGEAPTSPGFGVSSPGFSPTSPTYSPTSPSYSPTSPSYSPTSPSYSPTSPSYSPTSPSYSPTSPSYSPTSPSYSPTSPSYSPTSPSYSPTSPSYSPTSPSYSPTSPSYSPTSPSYSPTSPAYSPTSPSYSPTSPSYSPTSPSYSPTSPSYSPTSPNYSPTSPSYSPTSPGYSPGSPAYSPKQDEQKHNENENSK, encoded by the coding sequence ATGGTAGGACAACAATATTCAAGTGCCCCACTGCGTACAGTAAAAGAAGTCCAATTTGGTCTTTTCTCGCCCGAAGAAGTTAGAGCAATTAGTGTAGCCAAAATCAGATTTCCAGAGACAATGGATGAAACTCAAACGAGAGCTAAAATTGGTGGTTTAAATGACCCTAGATTAGGTTCTATTGATCGTAACTTGAAATGTCAAACCTGTCAGGAGGGTATGAACGAGTGTCCTGGCCATTTTGGTCATATAGATTTAGCAAAACCTGTATTTCATGTTGGTTTTATTGCAAAAATTAAGAAAGTTTGTGAATGTGTCTGTATGCACTGTGGTAAGCTACTACTCGATGAGCATAACGAACTAATGAGACAAGCCTTGGCAATAAAGGATAGTAAAAAAAGGTTTGCTGCAATCTGGACTTTATGTAAAACGAAAATGGTTTGCGAAACAGATGTTCCTTCAGAAGATGATCCTACTCAACTTGTATCAAGAGGTGGTTGTGGTAATACACAACCCACAGTTCGTAAGGATGGGTTAAAATTAGTTGGTAGTTGGAAAAAGGATAGAGCCTCAGGGGATGCAGAGGAGCCGGAGTTGAGAGTTTTAAGCACggaagaaattttgaatattttcaagcACATCTCGGTAAAAGACTTTACTAGTTTAGGTTTTAACGAAGTCTTTTCTCGTCCGGAATGGATGATTTTAACATGTCTTCCTGTTCCACCACCACCAGTCCGTCCatctatttctttcaatgaatCGCAAAGAGGTGAAGATGATTTAACCTTTAAACTTGCCGATATTTTAAAAGCTAACATTAGTTTGGAAACACTAGAGCATAATGGTGCTCCTCATCATGCAATTGAGGAAGCAGAAAGTTTATTACAGTTCCATGTTGCCACATATATGGATAATGATATTGCTGGTCAACCACAAGCTCTACAAAAGTCTGGCCGTCCCGTTAAATCTATTCGTGCTCGTTTGAAGGGTAAAGAAGGGCGTATTAGAGGTAATTTAATGGGTAAGCGTGTGGATTTTTCAGCAAGGACAGTTATTTCTGGTGATCCTAATTTGGAATTAGACCAGGTTGGTGTTCCAAAATCCATTGCCAAGACTTTGACATATCCAGAAGTGGTAACTCCATATAATATAGATCGTCTAACGCAGCTTGTTCGCAATGGGCCAAATGAGCACCCGGGTGCCAAGTACGTCATTCGTGATAGCGGCGATCGTATAGATTTAAGATACAGCAAAAGGGCGGGTGATATTCAATTACAATACGGATGGAAAGTTGAACGTCATATCATGGATAATGATCCAGTTTTGTTCAATCGTCAGCCTTCGTTGCATAAAATGTCTATGATGGCTCACAGAGTCAAAGTTATCCCATATTCTACATTTAGATTAAATCTGTCCGTCACTTCTCCATACAATGCTGATTTTGATGGTGACGAAATGAATCTCCACGTTCCTCAATCGGAGGAGACAAGGGCGGAACTATCTCAGTTATGTGCCGTTCCTCTACAAATCGTTTCTCCACAGTCTAATAAACCTTGTATGGGTATTGTGCAGGATACTTTGTGTGGTATTCGTAAACTAACATTAAGAGACACATTTATAGAACTTGATCAAGTTTTGAATATGTTATATTGGGTTCCTGATTGGGATGGTGTTATTCCAACACCTGCGATTATCAAGCCCAAACCTTTATGGTCAGGTAAACAAATCTTATCTGTGGCCATCCCAAATGGTATTCATTTACAACGTTTCGATGAAGGCACAACTTTACTTTCTCCAAAAGATAACGGTATGCTTATCATTGATGGGCAAATTATTTTCGGTGTAGTTGAGAAGAAAACTGTTGGTTCTTCCAATGGTGGTTTGATTCATGTTGTTACCAGAGAAAAGGGTCCTCAAGTTTGTGCTAAACTATTCGGTAATATACAAAAGGTTGTTAACTTTTGGTTGCTACATAATGGTTTTTCAACTGGTATTGGTGATACCATCGCTGATGGGCCAACAATGAGGGAAATTACGGAAACAATTGCAGAGGCTAAAAAGAAGGTGTTGGATGTTACAAAAGAAGCGCAAGCAAATTTATTGACTGCTAAACATGGTATGACTCTTCGtgaatcttttgaagataACGTTGTTCGGTTCTTAAATGAAGCAAGAGATAAAGCAGGTCGTTTAGCTGAGGtcaatttgaaagatttgaacaatGTGAAACAAATGGTTATGGCAGGTTCCAAGGGTTCATTTATTAATATCGCGCAAATGTCAGCTTGTGTAGGGCAGCAGTCTGTTGAAGGTAAACGTATTGCTTTTGGGTTCGTTGATCGTACCTTACCTCATTTCTCTAAAGATGATTATTCTCCAGAGTCTAAAGGTTTTGTTGAGAATTCATATTTAAGAGGGTTGACCCCACAAgagtttttcttccacGCAATGGGTGGTCGTGAAGGTCTTATTGATACTGCTGTTAAAACAGCTGAAACAGGTTATATCCAACGTCGTTTAGTCAAAGCTTTAGAAGACATCATGGTTCATTACGATAACACCACAAGAAACTCTTTGGGTAACGTCATCCAATTTATTTATGGTGAAGACGGTATGGACGCTGCGCATATCGAGAAGCAATCACTGGATACAATTGGAGGATCTGATGcagcttttgaaaagaggTACAGAATTGATTTACTAAATACAGAGCACATTTTAGATCCCTCTTTATTGGAATCTGGATCTGAGATACTCGGTGATTTAAAACTTCAAGTACTATTAGATGAAGAGTACAAACAGTTAGTGAAGGATCGTAAGTTTTTAAGAGAAGTCTTTGTTGATGGTGAAGCAAACTGGCCATTGCCTGTCAACATAAGGCGTATTATCCAAAACGCTCAACAAACTTTCCACATTGACCATACAAAACCATCTGATCTAACAATCAAAGATATTGTCTTAGGAGTAAAAGATCTGCAAGGGAGCTTATTAGTATTACGTGGTAAGAACGAAATTATACAAAATGCACAAAGAGATGCAGTCACTTTGTTCTGCTGCTTGTTACGTTCTCGTTTGGCAACACGCAGAGTTTTGCAGGAGTACAGACTAACAAAGCAGGCATTTGATTGGGTGTTAAGTAACATCGAAGCACAATTCCTCCGTTCAGTTGTTCACCCTGGTGAAATGGTTGGTGTTCTAGCAGCTCAATCCATTGGTGAACCAGCCACACAAATGACACTGaatacttttcattttgctGGTGTTGCTTCCAAGAAGGTTACTTCCGGTGTTCCACGTTTAAAGGAAATTTTAAATGTGGCCAAAAACATGAAAACTCCTTCTTTAACTGTTTACTTAGAACCTGGCCATGCTGCTGATCAAGAACAGGCAAAACTGATTAGATCTGCTATTGAACATACTACTTTAAAGAGTGTCACTATTGCCTCTGAAATTTATTATGATCCTGATCCACGTTCTACAGTTATTccagaagatgaagaaattattcAACTTCATTTCTCCTTATTAGATGATGAAGCTGAACAATCGTTTGACCAACAATCTCCTTGGCTGTTACGTCTAGAATTGGATCGTGCGGCAATGAATGATAAAGACTTGACAATGGGCCAGGTTGGTGAAAGAATCAAGCAAACATTTAAAAACGATTTGTTTGTTATCTGGTCTGAAGATAACGATGAGAAATTAATCATTCGTTGTCGTGTCGTTCGTCCAAAGTCACTAGATGCTGAGACTGAAGCGGAAGAAGATCATatgttgaagaagattgaAAACACTATGttggaaaatattactTTACGTGgtgttgaaaatattgagCGTGTTGTTATGATGAAGTATGATCGTAAAGTACCAAGTCCAACTGGTGAATACGTAAAGGAACCTGAATGGGTATTGGAAACTGACGGTGTCAACTTATCTGAAGTTATGACAGTTCCTGGTATCGACGCAACCAGAATTTACACAAACTCTTTCATTGATATCATGGAGGTTCTTGGTATCGAAGCCGGCCGTGCAGCCTTGTATAAAGAAGTTTACAACGTTATTGCATCCGATGGTTCGTACGTCAACTACCGTCATATGGCTTTATTGGTTGATGTTATGACCACTCAGGGTGGTTTAACATCTGTTACTCGTCATGGTTTCAACAGGTCAAACACCGGTGCCTTAATGAGATGTTCTTTCGAAGAAACCGTTGAAATTCTGTTTGAAGCTGGTGCCTCTGCGGAATTAGATGATTGTCGTGGTGTTTCAGAAAACGTTATTCTTGGGCAAATGGCTCCAATCGGTACTGGAGCATTTGATGTAATGATCGATGAAGAATCATTGGTGAAATACATGCcagaacaaaaaatcacTGAGATTGAAGATGGACAGGATGGCGGTGCCACTCCGTACAGTAACGAAAGTGGTTTGGTTAACGCCGACCTCGATGTCAAAGATGAGTTGATGTTTTCGCCTCTGGTTGATTCGGGTTCGAATGATGCTATGGCTGGAGGATTCACAGCCTACGGTGGTGCTGATTATGGTGAGGCCACATCTCCATTTGGTGCATACGGCGAAGCTCCCACATCTCCTGGTTTTGGAGTGTCCTCACCAGGTTTCTCTCCAACTTCCCCAACGTACTCTCCTACGTCCCCTTCGTACTCACCAACATCACCATCATATTCACCAACATCACCATCATATTCACCAACATCACCATCCTACTCACCAACATCACCATCCTACTCACCAACATCACCATCATATTCGCCAACATCCCCATCATACTCACCAACATCACCATCATATTCGCCAACATCACCTTCTTACTCACCCACATCGCCAAGTTATAGCCCCACATCTCCGTCTTACTCCCCTACGTCGCCAAGTTACAGCCCTACGTCACCAAGCTATAGTCCAACATCACCTGCCTACTCTCCAACATCACCAAGTTATAGTCCTACATCACCTTCATACTCTCCAACTTCACCATCGTATTCTCCAACTTCACCTTCATACTCTCCGACTTCTCCTAACTATAGCCCTACTTCACCTTCTTACTCTCCAACATCTCCAGGCTATAGCCCAGGATCTCCTGCATATTCTCCAAAGCAAGACGAACAAAAGcataatgaaaatgaaaattccAAATGA
- the SCM3 gene encoding Scm3p (similar to Saccharomyces cerevisiae SCM3 (YDL139C); ancestral locus Anc_7.312): MKTSKKVSKKRNLKNLHGALKGLLKESGKKKETKIRKRQDYTSIPQVYTPIIKKSKKKNSNEKSRSIAERGGHVYIMSKENQVIPKLTDDEVMERHKRADENMKKVWSNIISKYESIEDQGDVVDLKTGEIVEDNGHIKKLTASNITKDNKTRYTSVLRDIIDISDEEEGDKNSEYTIWADDSEESNSEVNVDNDSEDEEDEKVIDADLKKYEAKLSKRILRG, from the coding sequence ATGAAAACGAGCAAGAAGGTctccaaaaaaagaaatctgaAGAATCTCCATGGCGCCTTAAAAGGATTATTGAAAGAATCaggcaaaaagaaagagacCAAAATACGAAAGCGTCAAGATTACACCTCTATCCCCCAAGTGTATACCCCCATTATCAAAAagtcaaagaagaaaaacagcAATGAAAAATCGCGATCAATCGCTGAAAGAGGCGGCCACGTATATATAATGTCCAAAGAGAACCAAGTCATCCCAAAGCTAACTGACGATGAAGTCATGGAGCGCCACAAACGAGCAGATGAAAACATGAAGAAAGTCTGGTCCAATATCATAAGTAAGTATGAGTCTATTGAAGATCAGGGGGACGTCGTAGACCTTAAAACAGGTGAAATAGTTGAGGATAACGGACATATCAAGAAACTGACAGCCAGCAACATCACtaaagataataaaacAAGATACACAAGTGTGCTCAGAGACATCATCGACATCAGTGACGAGGAAGAAGGAGATAAGAATAGCGAATATACTATATGGGCTGATGATAGCGAAGAAAGCAATTCTGAGGTTAATGTTGATAATGACAGcgaagatgaggaagacGAGAAAGTGATAGACGCGGATTTAAAGAAGTACGAAGCCAAGCTCTCAAAGAGAATATTACGAGGTTAG
- the RGT2 gene encoding glucose sensor (similar to Saccharomyces cerevisiae SNF3 (YDL194W) and RGT2 (YDL138W); ancestral locus Anc_7.309), producing the protein MNDKQDRLRRNEENTHNEPGNGSSYLRGAECAECTVNHNIPDHNAFIETPSDTEVKSILTYNDPNAYRVSYADNLPTGDEAVETTSILLSQPLPLRSNIMSVLVGIFVAVGGFLFGYDTGLINSITDMPYVKTYISPNHSYFTTNQIAMLVSFLSLGTFFGALIAPYISDSYGRKPTIMFSTAVIFSIGNSLQVASNGLVLLIVGRVISGIGIGIISAVVPLYQAEAAQKNLRGAIISSYQWAITIGLLVSSAVSQGTHSKNSPSSYRIPIGLQYVWSSVLAVGMIFLPESPRYYVLKDELNKAAKSLSFLRGLPIEDPRLLEELVEIKATYDYEASFGPSTLMDCFRTSENRPKQVLRIFTGIAIQAFQQASGINFIFYYGVNFFNNTGVDSSYLVSFITYAVNVAFSIPGMYLVDRIGRRPVLLAGGIIMAIANLVIAIVGVSEGKTVVASKIMIAFICLFIAAFSATWGGVVWVVSAELYPLGVRSKCAAICAAANWLVNFICALITPYIVDVGSHTSSMGPKIFFIWGSLNVAAVIVVYFAVYETRGLTLEEIDELFRKAPNSIISSKWNEKIRKRCIALPISQQKEMKTNIKNTGKLDNNSCPILEDDNNSLSNVDRFLQDLTQPEHEIVVADKENDGLIDNTNSFPLTSMEFKPVECPPVNYVDLGNGLGLNTYNRGPPSIISESTDEFYQENDTSNCNNTEVNGSNSIDTYMAQLINSPSTTSNDTAFSQSPNSQTKTSSNWMSDRTSKHSQHTLPSNNL; encoded by the coding sequence ATGAACGATAAACAAGACCGCCTGCGACGTAACGAAGAAAATACTCATAACGAACCTGGAAACGGGTCTAGTTATCTCCGGGGTGCTGAATGTGCCGAATGTACCGTTAATCATAACATCCCAGACCACAACGCATTTATAGAAACTCCGAGTGATACAGAAGTAAAATCCATACTGACGTATAATGATCCTAATGCATACCGAGTCTCTTACGCGGATAATTTACCTACGGGAGATGAAGCAGTAGAAACCACTTCTATTTTACTATCACAGCCGCTGCCATTACGGTCGAACATAATGTCCGTCTTGGTAGGCATATTCGTTGCTGTGGGAGGGTTTCTGTTCGGGTATGATACCGGGCTCATCAATAGTATCACGGATATGCCCTATGTTAAAACCTACATTTCACCGAACCATTCATATTTCACGACTAACCAGATAGCCATGCTTgtatcatttctttccctAGGGACATTCTTTGGCGCGTTGATCGCACCCTATATCTCGGATTCATATGGTAGAAAACCGACAATCATGTTCAGTACTgctgttattttttcaataggAAACTCCTTACAAGTTGCATCCAATGGTTTGGTGCTACTTATCGTTGGAAGAGTGATCTCGGGTATTGGCATTGGGATAATTTCCGCTGTCGTGCCATTATATCAGGCCGAAGCAGCACAAAAGAACCTTAGAGGTGCTATAATTTCCAGCTATCAATGGGCCATTACTATTGGACTACTTGTGTCCAGTGCAGTATCGCAAGGCACTCACTCCAAAAACAGTCCTTCTTCATATAGAATACCAATTGGCTTACAGTACGTCTGGTCCAGTGTTTTAGCTGTGGGCATGATATTCCTGCCGGAGAGTCCACGATATTATGTCCTGAAGGATGAGCTTAATAAAGCAGCCAAATCATTATCCTTTTTAAGGGGCCTTCCGATCGAAGATCCAAGACTTTTAGAAGAGCTGGTAGAAATTAAAGCTACTTACGATTATGAGGCATCGTTTGGTCCTTCAACGCTTATGGACTGTTTTAGGACGAGCGAAAATAGGCCCAAACAGGTTTTGCGAATATTCACCGGTATTGCCATACAAGCTTTCCAACAAGCTTCAGGTATAAATTTCATATTCTATTACGGcgttaatttttttaacaaCACAGGAGTGGACAGCTCTTACCTGGTTTCCTTTATCACCTATGCTGTCAATGTTGCATTCAGTATACCTGGCATGTATTTAGTAGATCGTATCGGTAGACGACCAGTACTTCTTGCTGGAGGTATCATAATGGCAATAGCCAATTTAGTCATTGCCATTGTTGGTGTTTCCGAAGGAAAAACCGTAGTGGCAAGTAAAATTATGATCGCCTTTATCTGTCTCTTTATTGCTGCATTTTCGGCCACATGGGGTGGTGTCGTGTGGGTAGTGTCTGCTGAACTATACCCACTTGGTGTCAGATCAAAATGTGCTGCCATATGCGCTGCTGCAAACTGGCTGGTAAATTTCATTTGTGCCTTGATTACACCTTACATCGTTGATGTTGGATCACATACGTCTTCAATGGGGcccaaaatattttttatttgggGTAGTTTAAACGTCGCTGCAGTTATTGTTGTTTATTTCGCTGTGTATGAAACAAGAGGATTGACATTGGAAGAGATTGACGAGCTATTTAGAAAGGCACCAAATAGTATCATTTCCAGTAAatggaatgaaaaaataagaaaaagatgCATAGCACTTCCAATTTCACAACAGAAAGAGATGAAAACTAATATAAAGAATACTGGAAAATTAGACAACAACAGCTGTCCAATTTTAGAGGATGATAACAACAGTCTGTCCAATGTAGACAGATTTTTGCAGGATCTAACACAACCTGAACACGAAATAGTCGTAGCGGATAAGGAGAATGATGGCTTAATTGACAATACAAATTCATTCCCTTTAACTTCCATGGAGTTTAAACCAGTGGAATGTCCTCCCGTGAACTACGTGGACTTAGGAAATGGCCTAGGCTTAAATACATACAACAGAGGCCCTCCCTCTATCATTTCCGAGTCTACCGATGAGTTCTACCAGGAAAATGACACTTCTAACTGCAATAATACTGAGGTAAACGGTAGCAATAGTATCGATACATATATGGCCCAACTAATCAATAGTCCATCCACCACTAGCAACGATACTGCATTTTCTCAGTCACCCAATAGCCAAACAAAAACATCTTCTAATTGGATGAGCGATCGAACTAGCAAACACAGCCAACACACTCTCCCAAGTAACAACCTGTAG